One genomic window of Desulfovibrio psychrotolerans includes the following:
- the fsa gene encoding fructose-6-phosphate aldolase, protein MLFFIDTANLPEIREAKAFGLIDGVTTNPTLFSKEISKEKGDWRDIAADVCREVDGPVSLEVVGLTAEEMIAEARDLVRFGSNVVVKIPMIPEGIKAVSALTALGIETNVTLVFSPLQALLAAKAGATYVSPFVGRLDGLAQDGMHLVQQILTIYANYGYATKVLVASVRHPRHVLDAAIMGAHAVTVPFAVLKSFAHHPLTDSGLEAFLKDWQKVIGTP, encoded by the coding sequence ATGCTGTTCTTTATCGATACCGCCAATCTGCCTGAAATACGGGAAGCCAAAGCCTTCGGCCTCATAGACGGGGTGACCACCAACCCGACCCTTTTTTCCAAAGAAATTTCTAAGGAGAAGGGGGATTGGAGAGACATTGCCGCGGACGTGTGCCGCGAGGTGGACGGACCCGTGAGCCTTGAAGTGGTGGGGCTGACCGCCGAAGAGATGATTGCAGAAGCCCGCGACCTTGTCCGGTTCGGCTCTAATGTGGTGGTAAAAATCCCCATGATTCCCGAAGGGATAAAGGCTGTAAGCGCTTTGACCGCACTGGGGATAGAGACCAACGTAACCCTCGTTTTTTCGCCGTTGCAGGCCTTGCTCGCCGCCAAGGCAGGAGCAACCTATGTGTCTCCGTTCGTGGGCAGGCTGGACGGGCTTGCGCAGGACGGCATGCACCTTGTTCAGCAAATTCTCACCATATACGCCAATTACGGCTATGCCACCAAGGTGCTAGTAGCCAGCGTGCGGCATCCGCGTCATGTGCTGGATGCTGCTATAATGGGGGCGCATGCGGTGACGGTACCTTTTGCGGTGCTTAAATCCTTTGCGCATCACCCGTTGACGGATTCCGGTCTGGAAGCGTTCCTGAAAGACTGGCAGAAGGTCATCGGCACCCCGTAA
- a CDS encoding transcriptional regulator codes for MLIKLLIFAICGWALFKLITNDSRKKAEKKEKKMEKQVATGDMVKDPVCGAYVSLDQEIRIRDGEQIHRFCSYECRDKYLTQLEKNGREIPAESKEEA; via the coding sequence ATGCTCATAAAATTGCTTATTTTCGCCATCTGTGGCTGGGCGCTCTTCAAGCTTATCACCAACGACAGCAGAAAGAAGGCCGAAAAGAAAGAAAAGAAGATGGAGAAACAGGTCGCCACCGGCGACATGGTAAAGGACCCGGTGTGTGGCGCGTATGTCTCGCTGGATCAGGAAATCCGCATCCGCGACGGCGAGCAGATTCACCGCTTCTGCAGCTATGAATGCCGCGACAAGTACCTCACGCAGTTGGAGAAGAACGGGCGCGAAATTCCTGCAGAGAGCAAAGAGGAAGCCTGA
- a CDS encoding CHASE2 domain-containing protein, giving the protein MALRTGPLRSFLKRHFEGRLPVVATGLAATLLMGCLFLWNPLFLRILEHKVYDQLLISTHTSETSGVPVIVDIDEKSLKKHGQWPWPRYRVAMLLALIQHYGAAGVGLDIVFSEADRTSPKVLQQTMADDLRVEMAFSGLPVELMDNDALLASNLGRGPFVLGYHFNFEATAGEDEECLLHPVAPIILSAPDAPQPAQALFNAPEAVCNLPVLSRSASGSGFFTTVPDLDGMLRRTPLIIAYKDKLYPSLALSLLMVTGGDNKVVLKMREGGVESIRFADRIIPVDSKGCLALNYRGKGQTFPYISASDILEQSLPKDALRGKLVLIGTSAAGLKDLRAQPFDPVFPGVEAHATVLDNILKGDFLTRPWYARIVEFNAVLVVGITSTLLLSFTGAIPALILCFGAGVGLTGLSHWTFATQGQFFSPLTPLLTLVLNFALLTVMKFRREEGHKKFLTATFKSYLSPELIEEMITERNMPELGGEARILTAYFTDIQKFSTFSEILTAPQLVELLNEYLSAMTDILIAEGGTLDKYEGDAIIAFFGAPIHFPDHALRACRVAVDMQRTLLTLRRKWVQETYDPAVKERNKKGYGPEIWPTGSKWPVNVHNMRMRIGINSGEIVVGNMGSAMRMNYTMMGDPVNLAARLEAGAKQFGIYTAVSAFTLNLEIADGQGGSAPVRDMVEARFIDRIAVVGKSEPVEVFELVAMKGELTEQEQALFRLFALGMARYQAQEWYEAIDLFTQAQEVERFPDAGITPSGVFIKRCHEYKEHPPVPPGTPWDGVYRMTSK; this is encoded by the coding sequence ATGGCGTTGCGTACCGGACCGCTTCGTTCCTTCCTGAAAAGACACTTTGAAGGACGACTTCCTGTTGTGGCTACAGGGCTGGCCGCCACTTTGCTCATGGGTTGCCTCTTCCTCTGGAACCCCCTTTTTCTCCGCATTCTGGAACACAAGGTTTATGACCAACTTCTCATAAGCACCCACACATCGGAAACGAGCGGGGTGCCTGTCATTGTGGACATAGACGAAAAGTCGCTGAAAAAACATGGGCAGTGGCCGTGGCCCAGATATCGTGTTGCCATGCTGCTGGCCCTTATCCAGCATTACGGTGCGGCGGGAGTAGGGCTGGACATAGTATTTTCCGAGGCAGACCGCACCTCTCCCAAGGTGTTGCAGCAGACCATGGCGGATGACCTGCGGGTGGAGATGGCTTTTTCCGGCCTGCCTGTGGAGCTTATGGATAATGACGCGCTGCTGGCTTCCAACCTCGGACGGGGTCCGTTCGTTCTTGGCTACCACTTCAACTTTGAAGCCACAGCAGGTGAGGATGAAGAATGCCTTCTGCACCCGGTAGCCCCCATCATCCTCAGTGCGCCAGACGCACCGCAGCCTGCGCAGGCACTCTTCAACGCTCCTGAAGCGGTGTGCAATCTTCCCGTTCTCAGCCGCTCCGCCTCCGGTTCCGGGTTTTTCACCACGGTTCCGGATCTGGACGGCATGCTCCGCAGAACTCCCCTGATCATAGCCTATAAGGATAAGCTGTATCCCAGCCTGGCTCTTTCGCTGCTCATGGTCACGGGGGGGGATAACAAGGTCGTGCTCAAAATGCGGGAGGGCGGGGTGGAATCCATCCGCTTTGCAGACAGAATCATTCCCGTGGACAGCAAAGGCTGCCTTGCTCTCAACTACCGGGGCAAAGGACAGACTTTCCCTTATATTTCAGCCTCTGATATTTTGGAACAGAGCCTGCCCAAGGATGCCCTGCGCGGCAAGCTGGTGCTCATAGGCACATCTGCTGCAGGATTGAAGGACCTGCGCGCCCAGCCTTTCGACCCCGTATTTCCGGGTGTGGAAGCCCACGCCACCGTGCTGGACAACATTCTGAAGGGCGATTTTCTGACCCGGCCATGGTACGCACGTATTGTGGAGTTTAATGCCGTGCTTGTGGTGGGTATTACCTCAACGCTTCTCCTTTCGTTCACGGGGGCCATTCCCGCCCTTATTCTGTGCTTCGGCGCGGGGGTGGGACTCACAGGGCTGAGCCACTGGACCTTTGCCACGCAGGGCCAGTTTTTTTCGCCGCTCACACCGCTGCTTACACTGGTGCTGAACTTTGCCCTGCTCACTGTCATGAAGTTCAGAAGAGAGGAGGGGCACAAAAAGTTCCTTACGGCCACCTTCAAATCATACCTTTCACCGGAACTCATCGAAGAGATGATCACGGAACGCAATATGCCGGAACTGGGCGGCGAAGCCCGCATTCTGACAGCATATTTTACGGATATTCAAAAGTTTTCCACCTTTTCGGAAATTCTTACGGCCCCGCAGCTTGTGGAACTTCTGAACGAATACCTTTCCGCCATGACGGACATTCTTATCGCGGAGGGGGGGACGCTGGATAAGTATGAGGGCGATGCCATTATTGCCTTTTTCGGGGCTCCCATCCATTTTCCGGACCACGCCCTGCGTGCCTGCCGGGTGGCAGTGGACATGCAAAGGACGCTGCTTACTCTGCGGCGCAAGTGGGTGCAGGAAACCTACGACCCCGCCGTGAAGGAGCGCAACAAAAAGGGATACGGCCCGGAAATATGGCCCACAGGCAGCAAGTGGCCGGTGAACGTGCACAACATGCGTATGCGCATAGGCATAAACAGCGGCGAAATAGTGGTGGGCAACATGGGCAGTGCCATGCGCATGAACTACACCATGATGGGCGACCCCGTGAATCTGGCGGCCCGACTGGAAGCAGGGGCCAAACAGTTCGGCATTTACACGGCCGTGAGCGCGTTTACCCTGAACCTAGAGATAGCAGACGGACAGGGGGGCAGTGCGCCGGTGCGGGATATGGTTGAAGCCCGCTTCATAGACCGCATTGCCGTGGTGGGAAAGAGCGAACCGGTCGAGGTATTTGAGCTGGTAGCCATGAAGGGGGAACTGACGGAACAGGAACAGGCGCTATTCCGGCTGTTTGCGCTGGGCATGGCGCGCTATCAGGCACAGGAATGGTATGAGGCGATAGACCTGTTCACGCAGGCACAGGAAGTGGAACGGTTCCCTGATGCGGGCATAACCCCTTCCGGCGTGTTCATCAAACGCTGCCATGAGTATAAAGAGCACCCGCCTGTACCGCCCGGAACACCTTGGGATGGTGTGTATCGCATGACGAGCAAATAA
- a CDS encoding lysophospholipid acyltransferase family protein: protein MKPFYAAVANLAPKLGFKGVRGLAGVLACCMWHLVPSRRKLAIRAIEKHIDVSPEQAARIARSSFTHNFQSFLELFLSGRVDEEFLQRHIRGIPPNGLQQALKYDGPIIGITAHLGAWEFLGGALGNTIRKERKEALVVVRRNKNPDIHELITHFRQIGGTRVVDHRQAVFTVLKVLKKKGLAAFLVDHNCPRNEAIFLPFLNDIAAVNMGPAVLAVRSGAAVLPVFLVRDGQGGYETHVGKMLTPEELTGSRDDKIRQVARFYTQQVEDYVRKYPEQWFWMHKRWKTRPEAGQDNRSASESTREEKLVG, encoded by the coding sequence ATGAAACCATTTTATGCTGCTGTCGCCAATCTGGCCCCTAAGCTGGGTTTCAAAGGGGTGCGTGGTCTTGCGGGTGTTCTGGCTTGCTGCATGTGGCACCTTGTGCCCTCTCGGCGCAAGTTAGCCATTCGCGCCATTGAGAAGCATATTGACGTTTCGCCTGAACAGGCGGCGCGCATAGCCCGATCCAGTTTTACCCATAATTTTCAATCTTTTCTGGAGCTTTTTCTCTCCGGTCGGGTGGATGAGGAGTTTCTGCAACGCCATATCCGGGGAATACCTCCCAACGGCCTGCAGCAGGCGTTGAAATATGACGGCCCCATTATTGGGATTACCGCACATTTAGGCGCATGGGAGTTTCTGGGAGGCGCTCTGGGCAACACCATCAGAAAAGAACGTAAAGAGGCGCTGGTGGTGGTCCGGCGTAATAAGAACCCGGACATCCACGAACTCATCACGCATTTTCGCCAGATAGGCGGGACGCGGGTGGTAGACCACAGGCAGGCCGTGTTCACCGTGCTTAAAGTTCTGAAAAAGAAAGGGCTGGCCGCTTTTCTGGTAGACCACAACTGCCCGCGCAACGAGGCCATCTTTCTGCCGTTTCTCAACGATATTGCAGCCGTAAACATGGGGCCGGCCGTTCTTGCCGTGCGTTCCGGCGCGGCGGTATTGCCCGTGTTTCTGGTACGGGACGGGCAGGGTGGGTATGAAACCCATGTAGGCAAGATGCTGACACCTGAAGAACTGACCGGCTCACGCGATGATAAAATCCGTCAGGTGGCGCGGTTCTATACACAACAGGTGGAAGACTATGTTAGAAAGTACCCGGAGCAGTGGTTCTGGATGCATAAGCGCTGGAAAACAAGGCCGGAAGCAGGGCAGGACAACCGTTCCGCCTCTGAGAGCACGCGGGAGGAGAAACTGGTCGGCTGA
- a CDS encoding LL-diaminopimelate aminotransferase: MAQFKLADRLEKLPPYLFAEIDRIKAQVAARGVDIISLGIGDPDMPTPDFIIEAMKKALEKPANHAYPSYAGMPAYREAVADWYKMRFGASLDPKTEVVSLIGSKEGIAHFPLAFVNPGDLVLVCTPNYPVYNIATEFAGGVVKFVPLTEGNSFLPDLDAIDEATWVKAKAIFVNYPNNPTAAMADEAFYVKLIKLAKQYNVIVVHDTAYTEIYYNENNRPLSIMSVPGGKDVAIEFHSLSKTYNMTGWRIGMAVGNPDLVHGLGKIKENVDSGVFQAVQEAGIAALREGEPFAAELRAIYKQRRDTVIAALKKAGIRCNVPESTFYIWAHVPEGYTSSAFVTKVLQETGVVVTPGNGFGAPGEGYFRISLTVNDARLEEAVSRIANL, encoded by the coding sequence ATGGCACAGTTTAAGCTCGCTGACCGTCTGGAGAAACTGCCCCCCTACCTCTTTGCGGAAATTGACCGTATCAAGGCGCAGGTGGCGGCCCGCGGCGTGGATATCATCAGTCTTGGCATCGGCGACCCGGACATGCCCACTCCCGACTTCATCATCGAAGCCATGAAGAAGGCACTGGAAAAACCGGCCAACCACGCCTATCCCTCATACGCTGGCATGCCCGCCTACCGCGAAGCCGTGGCCGACTGGTACAAAATGCGTTTTGGCGCATCGCTGGACCCCAAGACCGAGGTGGTGAGCCTTATCGGCTCCAAGGAAGGCATTGCCCACTTCCCGTTGGCGTTCGTAAATCCCGGCGATCTGGTACTGGTGTGCACGCCGAACTATCCCGTGTACAACATTGCCACGGAATTTGCGGGCGGCGTTGTCAAGTTTGTGCCCCTGACAGAAGGCAACAGCTTCCTGCCCGACCTGGACGCCATAGACGAGGCAACCTGGGTCAAGGCCAAGGCCATTTTCGTCAACTATCCCAACAACCCCACGGCAGCCATGGCGGATGAGGCTTTCTACGTCAAGCTCATCAAGCTGGCCAAGCAGTATAATGTTATCGTTGTGCACGATACCGCCTACACGGAAATCTACTACAACGAAAACAACCGTCCGCTTTCCATCATGTCCGTGCCGGGCGGCAAGGATGTTGCCATCGAGTTTCATTCCCTGTCCAAGACCTATAACATGACCGGCTGGCGTATCGGCATGGCCGTGGGCAATCCCGATCTGGTGCACGGGCTTGGCAAGATCAAGGAAAACGTGGACTCCGGCGTCTTTCAGGCGGTGCAGGAGGCAGGTATAGCCGCCCTGCGTGAAGGCGAACCCTTTGCCGCCGAACTGCGTGCCATTTACAAGCAGCGCCGCGATACCGTGATAGCCGCGCTGAAGAAGGCGGGCATCCGGTGCAATGTGCCGGAATCCACCTTCTACATCTGGGCGCATGTGCCGGAAGGGTACACCTCTTCCGCTTTTGTCACCAAGGTGCTGCAGGAAACCGGCGTGGTGGTGACCCCCGGCAACGGCTTTGGCGCACCGGGCGAAGGGTATTTCCGCATTTCCCTTACCGTGAATGACGCCCGCCTTGAGGAGGCCGTATCACGCATCGCCAATCTGTAA
- a CDS encoding CBS domain-containing protein, with protein sequence MTHSRQIIQAPTLITAHANADFDALAAMVAASKLYPEAVLVFPGSQERNLRNFFIESATYLFNFKQAKDIDFSSVRTLVVVDTRQRSRIPHVEAALSNPGLRIHLYDHHPDSDDDLPSDLCEYRPWGATTSIITRLIRDRGITVTEEEATLLGLGIFEDTGSFTFGSTTEHDFDAAAWLKTQGMDLNAISELITRDLTSEQVSILNSLLQSASTHEINGVPIVIAEATISHYVGDFALLAHKMLDMENLKVLFNLGRMADRVHVVARSRLPEVDVGQICSSLGGGGHAFAASASIKDRTLSQVKDELFALLFSSVNPQKLVRNHMSSPAVFLDDAATIARAEEVMNRYGLKALPLVKAEHPEQVAGYLEYQTATRAMAHGLGDMPVSIYMQRNVQTVGPDESLFPVMEIVVSNRQRLVPVVEHGSIIGVITRTDIINTIVEEPARIPEALLPEKRRERNITSLLRERLPQRHVNLLEQAGALGDTLGVPVYAVGGFVRDLLLGRTNLDLDIVVESDGIAFARELARALKGRVRAHTKFKTAVVIFSNESGEEERIDVATARLEYYEYPAALPTVELSSIKMDLFRRDFTINAQAVQLNKGHFGRLIDFFGAQRDMKDKVLRVLHSLSFVEDPTRILRAIRFEKRFDFQIGQQTTRLIKNALQLELIEKLSGRRIFHELEAVLKETNPLNCLHRMDELDVLRRISPHLRITPTKNQVLEELENVIKWYRLLYLDDSPEPWMLYLLGLLMGCAYPEVKEVARRLSLSRRQEEDLQDVRELSHKCLGLLQQWVAGERTMSGLYCILSPMRTEGLLYLMARTKTDDIRRHISYYLTHLRKISLDIGGDDLRNMGADPSPVYARVLSRVLGAKLDGNVPTRKEQLEFAFSILAEETAKAHDQHRHRGRACSPRTLPPAKAGNNDSS encoded by the coding sequence GTGACCCACTCCAGGCAGATCATTCAGGCCCCCACGCTCATAACCGCCCACGCCAATGCGGATTTTGACGCCCTTGCCGCCATGGTCGCCGCAAGCAAACTCTATCCGGAAGCAGTGCTTGTGTTTCCCGGAAGCCAGGAACGCAACCTGCGGAATTTTTTCATTGAAAGCGCGACCTACCTTTTCAATTTCAAGCAGGCTAAAGATATTGATTTTTCCTCCGTCCGCACCCTGGTGGTGGTGGACACGCGCCAGCGTTCTCGCATTCCGCATGTGGAGGCTGCGCTGTCCAATCCGGGACTCCGTATCCATCTGTACGACCACCACCCGGATTCGGATGACGACCTGCCATCAGACCTGTGCGAATACCGCCCGTGGGGTGCCACCACGAGCATCATCACCCGGCTTATCCGCGACCGGGGCATTACCGTTACGGAAGAGGAAGCCACCCTGCTCGGACTGGGGATATTTGAAGATACGGGTTCCTTCACCTTCGGCTCCACAACGGAACACGACTTTGATGCCGCCGCATGGCTGAAGACGCAGGGTATGGACCTGAATGCCATTTCGGAACTGATCACCCGCGACCTTACGTCCGAACAGGTTTCCATTCTTAACTCCCTGCTGCAATCCGCCAGCACGCACGAAATAAACGGCGTGCCTATTGTCATAGCAGAAGCCACCATAAGCCATTATGTAGGTGATTTTGCCCTGCTGGCGCACAAAATGCTGGACATGGAAAACCTGAAGGTTCTTTTCAACCTCGGCCGCATGGCAGACCGCGTGCATGTAGTGGCACGCAGCCGCCTGCCGGAGGTTGATGTGGGCCAGATATGCAGCTCCCTGGGGGGAGGCGGGCACGCCTTTGCCGCTTCCGCATCAATTAAAGACAGAACCCTTTCTCAAGTAAAGGATGAACTGTTCGCCCTGCTCTTCTCGTCGGTCAATCCCCAGAAGCTGGTCCGCAACCATATGTCATCTCCGGCCGTTTTTCTGGACGATGCCGCCACCATTGCCCGGGCGGAAGAAGTGATGAACAGGTACGGCCTGAAGGCACTGCCTCTTGTAAAAGCCGAGCATCCGGAGCAGGTGGCAGGGTATCTGGAGTATCAGACCGCAACCCGTGCCATGGCACATGGCCTCGGCGACATGCCCGTCAGCATCTACATGCAGCGCAACGTGCAGACCGTGGGCCCCGATGAAAGTCTCTTCCCGGTCATGGAGATTGTGGTCAGCAACAGGCAGCGGCTTGTTCCCGTGGTGGAACACGGCAGCATTATAGGCGTTATCACCCGCACAGACATCATCAACACCATTGTGGAAGAACCTGCGCGCATTCCCGAGGCCCTGCTCCCGGAAAAACGCCGCGAGCGCAACATCACCTCGCTGTTGCGGGAACGCCTGCCCCAGCGCCATGTAAATCTGCTGGAACAGGCGGGTGCCCTGGGTGACACACTGGGGGTTCCGGTTTACGCCGTTGGCGGATTTGTCCGTGATCTGCTGCTGGGCCGCACCAATCTGGATCTGGATATTGTGGTTGAAAGCGACGGCATAGCCTTTGCCCGTGAACTTGCCAGAGCCCTTAAAGGACGCGTAAGGGCGCACACCAAGTTCAAAACGGCAGTAGTTATTTTTTCCAATGAATCCGGAGAAGAAGAGCGCATAGACGTGGCGACGGCACGGCTGGAATACTACGAGTACCCTGCCGCCCTGCCCACGGTGGAGCTATCGTCCATCAAGATGGACCTTTTCCGCCGTGACTTCACCATAAACGCGCAGGCCGTACAGTTAAACAAGGGGCACTTCGGCAGGCTCATCGACTTTTTCGGGGCGCAGCGAGACATGAAGGACAAGGTTCTGCGGGTGCTGCACTCCCTGAGCTTTGTGGAAGACCCCACCCGGATACTGCGCGCTATACGGTTTGAAAAACGATTCGACTTCCAGATTGGCCAGCAAACAACCCGGCTCATTAAAAACGCCCTGCAACTGGAGCTGATTGAAAAACTCTCCGGCCGCAGGATTTTTCATGAACTCGAAGCCGTTCTCAAGGAAACCAATCCGCTGAACTGCCTGCATCGCATGGATGAGCTGGATGTGCTGCGCCGCATAAGCCCGCACCTGCGCATCACCCCCACCAAGAATCAGGTGCTGGAAGAACTGGAAAACGTCATCAAATGGTATCGCCTGCTCTACCTTGACGATTCCCCGGAACCATGGATGCTCTACCTCCTCGGGCTGCTGATGGGCTGCGCATACCCGGAGGTGAAGGAGGTTGCCCGCAGGCTTTCCCTGTCGCGCCGTCAGGAGGAAGATTTGCAGGATGTGCGCGAACTCTCGCACAAATGCCTTGGACTGCTGCAGCAGTGGGTGGCGGGAGAAAGGACCATGAGCGGGTTGTACTGCATTCTTTCTCCCATGCGCACGGAAGGGCTGCTCTATCTTATGGCACGCACCAAAACAGACGACATCCGGAGACACATTTCCTACTATCTCACGCACCTGCGCAAAATATCTCTGGATATAGGCGGAGACGACCTGCGCAACATGGGAGCGGACCCCAGCCCTGTCTATGCCAGAGTGCTGTCCCGCGTGCTGGGGGCCAAACTGGACGGTAACGTGCCCACCCGCAAGGAACAGCTGGAGTTTGCGTTTTCCATTCTTGCAGAAGAAACCGCCAAGGCGCACGACCAGCACAGGCATCGCGGACGGGCATGCAGCCCCCGCACCCTGCCTCCGGCTAAGGCTGGTAATAATGACTCGTCATGA
- a CDS encoding lysophospholipid acyltransferase family protein has protein sequence MKPKKLTVPAWLVAPVLYGIVRTLYATLRFTEQGRETVDDLDARGEPMVFALWHDELFPVVHAKRNLGLVAVISQSSDGEYLSQFMEMFGVRTARGSSSRGGVKALLQVSRMLRKEGLHACLTVDGPRGPRHKAKEGAAFIAARANARIVPIRLHMDRSYKFERAWDKFQIPLPFSRVHVVFGEPYHLPEGEMDKEFLEQASRDLEARLNTL, from the coding sequence GTGAAGCCGAAGAAATTGACCGTGCCGGCATGGCTTGTTGCCCCCGTACTCTATGGCATTGTGCGAACGCTCTACGCCACACTCCGCTTTACCGAGCAAGGGCGTGAAACCGTGGACGACTTGGACGCACGGGGTGAGCCCATGGTCTTTGCCCTGTGGCACGATGAATTGTTCCCCGTGGTGCACGCCAAGAGAAATCTTGGCCTTGTTGCCGTGATAAGCCAAAGCAGCGATGGCGAATACCTTTCCCAGTTCATGGAGATGTTCGGGGTGCGCACCGCACGCGGCTCCAGTTCGCGCGGCGGGGTTAAAGCATTACTTCAAGTTTCGAGAATGCTACGCAAGGAAGGGCTCCACGCCTGCCTCACAGTGGATGGTCCGCGCGGACCGCGTCACAAAGCCAAGGAAGGAGCCGCCTTTATCGCCGCAAGGGCCAATGCCCGCATTGTGCCCATTCGTCTGCACATGGACAGAAGCTACAAGTTTGAGCGGGCATGGGACAAGTTTCAGATCCCTCTGCCTTTTTCTCGCGTACACGTTGTCTTTGGCGAACCGTATCATCTGCCGGAAGGAGAGATGGATAAAGAGTTTCTTGAGCAGGCAAGCCGCGACCTTGAAGCACGGCTTAACACACTGTAG
- the xerD gene encoding site-specific tyrosine recombinase XerD: protein MKALLTDTPPVVQPSHPLVDNYLQHLLVTRGLAENTIASYSTDLQGFLLFLEEKRCPLESVNDQSLFLYIMHLRRRGLNSRSLARHLSALRGFFAHCMEEGDLGENPVQYLESPKLPKTLPDVLSQDEMAAILAQPDLRTKLGFRDRTMLELLYAAGMRVSELIAMTPVDFDSQTGLIRIFGKGAKERIVPVHSSAAGFVEAYLRDWRPAFSPVQNNVFLNRSGKGLTRQAVWKAIQRYVLQANIRKNVSPHSFRHSFATHLLDGGADLRTVQLLLGHADIAATEIYTHVQAERLRQIHQQYHPRSRM, encoded by the coding sequence ATGAAAGCTTTACTGACCGACACCCCGCCCGTTGTGCAGCCATCTCACCCCCTTGTGGACAACTATCTCCAGCACCTGCTGGTTACGCGGGGGCTTGCAGAAAATACCATAGCCTCTTACTCAACTGATCTTCAGGGCTTTCTGCTCTTTCTGGAGGAGAAGCGATGCCCGCTGGAGTCGGTAAACGACCAATCCCTCTTCCTGTACATAATGCACCTGCGCAGACGCGGTCTGAACAGCCGCTCCCTTGCCCGGCACCTTTCCGCCCTGCGCGGCTTTTTTGCCCATTGCATGGAAGAAGGCGACCTTGGGGAAAACCCTGTTCAGTATCTGGAAAGCCCCAAACTGCCCAAGACCCTTCCGGACGTGCTTTCGCAGGACGAAATGGCGGCTATTCTGGCACAGCCGGACCTGCGCACCAAACTGGGCTTTCGCGACCGGACCATGCTGGAGCTGCTCTATGCCGCAGGGATGCGGGTTTCTGAACTCATTGCCATGACCCCGGTGGATTTTGACAGCCAGACGGGCCTGATACGCATTTTCGGCAAGGGGGCCAAGGAGCGCATCGTTCCGGTGCATTCGTCTGCCGCCGGTTTTGTGGAAGCCTATCTGCGTGACTGGCGCCCGGCGTTTTCTCCGGTGCAGAACAATGTGTTCCTGAACCGCTCCGGCAAGGGGCTCACCCGGCAGGCGGTATGGAAAGCCATCCAGCGCTATGTTTTGCAGGCGAACATCCGCAAGAACGTTTCTCCCCACTCCTTCCGCCATTCCTTTGCCACGCATCTGCTGGACGGCGGCGCAGACCTGCGCACAGTGCAATTGCTGCTCGGGCACGCCGATATTGCAGCGACGGAAATATACACCCATGTGCAGGCTGAACGCCTGCGTCAGATACATCAACAGTACCATCCCCGATCAAGGATGTAG
- the folK gene encoding 2-amino-4-hydroxy-6-hydroxymethyldihydropteridine diphosphokinase codes for MTHRQSVTAFVCLGSNMGNTRANLAGAIHAITELKGVTVEAQSRVFLTEPQEKREQEWFANQVLRIACHADISPEGLLTSLLNIESSMGRCRNGNAPEDRFGPRIIDIDLLLFGTCAMQTSLLTLPHPRMQQRAFVLVPLLDVAPELTFPGGKTLVQALNALTYRVEEDRIWQ; via the coding sequence ATCACGCATCGCCAATCTGTAACGGCCTTTGTCTGCCTCGGTTCCAACATGGGGAACACGCGGGCCAATCTGGCCGGTGCAATCCATGCCATTACGGAGCTGAAAGGGGTGACGGTTGAAGCGCAATCCCGTGTGTTTCTTACGGAACCGCAGGAAAAGCGCGAGCAGGAATGGTTTGCCAATCAGGTACTCCGCATCGCCTGCCATGCCGATATCTCCCCGGAAGGACTGCTTACCTCTTTGCTGAACATCGAGTCTTCCATGGGGCGTTGCCGTAATGGCAACGCCCCTGAAGACCGTTTCGGCCCCCGCATCATCGACATCGACCTGCTGCTTTTCGGAACCTGCGCAATGCAGACCTCCCTTCTCACGCTGCCGCATCCCCGGATGCAGCAGCGGGCCTTTGTTCTTGTGCCTTTGCTTGATGTTGCGCCGGAACTGACTTTTCCCGGCGGAAAAACTCTGGTACAAGCCTTGAACGCCCTGACATACAGGGTCGAGGAAGATAGAATCTGGCAATAA